The proteins below are encoded in one region of Pelagibacterium flavum:
- the coaA gene encoding type I pantothenate kinase encodes MPKSSYTPYLSFSIDEWARLRADEPMTLNAEDIEHLRALNDPISLAEAEIVYLPLTRLLSFYVEAIQGIHYASTRFLGHNGAKVPFIIGVAGSVAVGKSTTARILRALLRRWPSSPKVDLITTDGFLYPNRVLEERGLMQRKGFPESYDRSAFVQFLAAIKSGQPRVSAPTYSHLVYDIVPDKTNTVESPDILIVEGLNILQPGELPKTGNPIVFASDFIDFSVYIDADEDVLEAWYVERFMKLRETAFRDPQSFFKRFSELSELTAVSTAKSIWQSINLPNLRENILPTRGRADLILKKGADHSIHEVALRKV; translated from the coding sequence ATGCCCAAGAGTTCCTACACGCCTTATCTGAGTTTTTCTATCGACGAATGGGCACGGCTGCGCGCTGACGAGCCCATGACGCTCAATGCCGAAGATATCGAACACCTCCGGGCCCTCAACGATCCGATCTCGCTGGCTGAAGCCGAAATCGTCTATCTGCCGCTAACCCGACTGCTCTCGTTCTACGTCGAAGCCATTCAGGGCATCCACTACGCCTCGACGCGCTTTCTGGGCCATAACGGGGCAAAGGTGCCCTTCATCATCGGTGTTGCCGGTTCGGTGGCGGTGGGCAAATCGACCACCGCCCGCATCCTGCGCGCCTTGCTGCGCCGCTGGCCGAGCTCGCCCAAGGTCGATCTCATCACCACCGACGGGTTCCTCTATCCCAACAGGGTGCTCGAGGAGCGCGGGTTGATGCAGCGCAAGGGTTTTCCCGAAAGCTATGACCGGTCGGCCTTCGTTCAGTTTCTCGCCGCGATCAAATCGGGCCAGCCCAGGGTCAGCGCCCCGACCTATTCTCATCTGGTCTACGATATCGTACCCGACAAGACCAACACCGTGGAGAGCCCCGACATTCTCATCGTCGAGGGGCTCAACATTCTTCAGCCCGGCGAATTGCCTAAAACCGGCAACCCGATCGTCTTCGCGTCCGACTTCATCGATTTCTCGGTCTATATCGACGCCGACGAGGACGTGCTCGAGGCCTGGTATGTGGAGCGCTTCATGAAGCTGCGCGAAACGGCTTTCCGCGACCCCCAGAGCTTTTTCAAGCGCTTTTCCGAGCTTTCCGAGCTGACGGCAGTTTCGACGGCCAAGTCCATCTGGCAGTCTATCAATTTGCCGAATCTGCGCGAAAACATCCTGCCCACCCGCGGGCGGGCCGATCTGATTCTCAAGAAAGGCGCCGACCACTCCATCCACGAAGTGGCGTTGCGCAAGGTCTAG
- a CDS encoding adenosine kinase, with translation MTTRFDVLTIGNAIVDVIAPIDDTFLVDEGLRKSIMHLVDADRSADLFSKMPQNKTIIPGGSSANTAAGVAALGGRAAFVGKVAEDELGLIFRDDFDTKGIGYETGYLYDGPATARSMILVTPDGERTMNTYLGACQHLTEDDIVEETIGASAITYMEGYLWDPPQAKKAFVKAAHYAHKNERAAAITLSDPFCVNRFRNEFLDLIKSKTMDYVFANIEEVKALYDTDDLNVAVRQLAEDAEIAAVTMGARGAMAIKNGEIVSVPAFPVSDVVDVTGAGDLFASGFLLATARGQSMEEALKLGCLAASEVISHYGARPVADLKELARGEGIAV, from the coding sequence ATGACCACGCGGTTCGACGTCCTGACCATCGGCAACGCCATCGTCGATGTGATCGCCCCGATCGATGACACTTTCCTTGTCGATGAAGGCTTGCGCAAATCGATCATGCATCTTGTCGATGCGGATCGCTCGGCGGATCTTTTCTCCAAGATGCCCCAGAACAAGACCATCATTCCGGGCGGCAGTTCGGCCAATACGGCGGCGGGCGTTGCGGCGCTGGGCGGCCGGGCCGCGTTTGTGGGCAAGGTTGCCGAGGACGAGCTGGGCCTGATCTTCCGGGACGATTTCGATACCAAGGGGATCGGGTATGAAACCGGCTATCTTTATGACGGCCCGGCCACCGCGCGCTCGATGATCCTTGTGACGCCCGATGGCGAGCGCACCATGAACACCTATCTGGGCGCCTGCCAGCACCTGACCGAAGACGATATCGTCGAGGAGACCATAGGGGCTTCGGCCATTACCTATATGGAAGGCTATCTGTGGGACCCCCCGCAAGCCAAGAAGGCCTTCGTCAAGGCCGCCCACTACGCCCACAAGAATGAGCGTGCCGCAGCGATCACGCTGTCGGACCCGTTCTGCGTCAACCGGTTCCGCAACGAGTTTCTCGATCTCATCAAGTCAAAGACCATGGATTACGTCTTTGCCAATATCGAGGAGGTCAAGGCGCTCTATGATACCGACGATCTCAACGTCGCCGTGCGCCAGTTGGCCGAAGACGCCGAAATCGCAGCGGTCACCATGGGCGCGCGCGGCGCCATGGCGATCAAGAACGGGGAAATCGTTTCAGTCCCGGCCTTTCCAGTCAGCGATGTCGTCGATGTGACCGGCGCGGGCGATCTTTTCGCATCGGGCTTCCTGCTCGCCACGGCGCGCGGACAATCGATGGAAGAGGCGCTCAAGCTGGGGTGCCTGGCCGCATCGGAAGTGATTTCGCACTATGGCGCGCGCCCGGTGGCCGATCTCAAGGAACTCGCACGCGGCGAAGGTATAGCCGTCTAG